The Hypanus sabinus isolate sHypSab1 chromosome 2, sHypSab1.hap1, whole genome shotgun sequence DNA segment cacagatgctgggaaACAGGATTAGTCATTATTTCTCGCTTAAACTTTTCTACACCACTTCACGGACAAGGTACAGAAATGTAGTGTATTACCAAATAAAAAAGGGTATCTGAACTACAAAAAGACAGTCAAAAGAAAAATCCACTTGACTATTTCTCCCAGTAGCAGACTTCATAAAATCCATgctcaattatttttttttaaaaaagaacatgAGCATAGTTTAATTATCAGTGAAATTAACCCCGTAAAAGATCACCTGACAATTTTCTTGATGGCCCTGGTTAATTCCTATTTTTCAAGCCCATTATCTCATAATAAAGAATATTTAGCTAACACAAGATAAATTGGGATAAACAACATACTGGTGATGAGTAACAGCTTACAAATTTTCATAGATCAGCAATGTTATAtttgacaaacacgaggaaatctgcagattctggaaattcaagcaacacacacaaaatgctggtggaacgcagcaggtcaggcagcatctataggaagaagtactgtcaaCATTTccggctgaaacccttcgtcaggactaactgaaagaaaagatagtaagagatttgaaagttggggagggggaggaggaaatgcgaaatgataggagaaaactggagggggtgaggtgaagctgagagctggaaaggtaattggcaaaagggatacagagctggagaagggaaaggatcatggcacAGGAGGCCTAGTGAGAAAGAATGGGGGgggagaacgggggggggggggtggaaggaaaactaaatatgtcagggatgggccaagaaggggaggaggggcattaacagaagttagagaagtaaatgttcatgccatcaggttggaagccacCCAGAGCTGGTACATgagattttaattccacgtcccattcccattgatatgtctatccatggcctcctctactgtcaagacgaagccacactcaggttggaggaacaacaccttatatatatgcccctcctccccttcttaccccatccctgatatatttagtttttttttctctctgcccatcactctgcctgttctccatctccctctggtgctcccctccctctttctttctccttagtcccatgatcctttctcttctccagctctgtatcccttttgccaatcacctttctggctctcagcttcaccccaccccctctggtcttctcctaacattttgcatttcctcttccccctcctactttaaaatctcttactatcttccctttcagttagtcctgatgaatggtcttggcccaaaacgtcgacagcgcttctccctatagatgctgcctggcctgctgtgttccaccagcattttgtatgtgttgaatgTTATAATGGTCAATTTTTGGTGCTATCCCCACAAAAGGTTAATCCTTATGTGAAGCAAGAAAAATTGTTTGGGATTACTGTTTGAAAGGCACAATCGAAATTCTTAAAGTCTGTACATGAATATTTACGCTCAAGTTTCCAAATTTATCTTCAAATGAATTAGAGCCACAttggaaatttaaaaaattcaccTTGGTCTGCTTTGCTTTTAGTTACGCTGTAATATTTAAATAACTTTTACCCTGCTAGATACTTTGAGCTTTAAGTACTGCAGGTTTATCCATCGGTGAGTTGCTTGTTGGTGGAGAAACTTAAGGAACTGGACTTGGTGCAGATCGTGCTGCTGTCTGCGTCACAGATATGTCAGAGGAGTCAGCATGCGAAGGTActgtgcagtctaacagtgagtgatcttcttagtcacttttcttggatcacaagaccatGTTGGACATTGGTGGTGGAGTGCTGCAAGTACAATTAACTGGATAGATTAATTATCACTTTTAATGTGATGGTAACTAACGTATAGATCAAGAGAATCATACCAATCAATAGAAATGATCCAAAGGATTAAGTCATGAGTTAAGTTTGTCTGATATATCATATCTCAATTTGGTGGTTATTCCATTAAATTCAATCACAATACCCAAGATCAGCACAAGCTATAAGAACTTAGTAGCAGACTGGAAGACAataggggacaaggcagggactgggtattgatagtgaatgatcagccatgatctcagaatggcggtgcagactcgaggggccgaatggtctacttctgcacctattgtctattgtctaagagaGAAATCATTcaaatatactgtatatcatTAGTTCAGCTTGCATACAAATGAAATTCTTTCTAATATCCTGACCATTACATAGGCTTTATTATAGCTTATATATACACAAATTAATATACCCTGTTCAAAACTGGAacatcaggatggaggggggagaaAGCGGATGGATTACCACATTAACAAATGTAACTACAAAAGAAATGTCTAGTTGTTCAGCTACATTTTAAGTAGAGCCACTTCCTTCCAGACTTGGCTGTAAATACCACTCATTCCCATACTAAATAGCAAAATCAACATTATAAGTGAAACAATCTGGTGACTAGATCTGTCAGATTACTACCAGCAGTGATTAATAACTATTACCATGGACTTATGCAAATTAGCTTCCAAGGAacccacaaaataaataaaattactccCTGACCAAGGAAATTTTGTTTAAACCCAGTAAAAGTTTCCTCCGGACAGGAAGGTACAGCAGGAACTATAATGAATTCTACAAGTCACAATAATTGCCTTATATGACAATAAAGCTACAGTAATAATCTGAGGCTTCTTCAGCTTCGTATGTCCACTGAGCTTATTACTGATTTCCTGTTGAACAAGTTCAAATTTAGATTGTAAATTTTTGGTATAAAGTATTGTTCAGTTGATTACCTACATCCTTAAACACCTGGCCATTCAAACAAATTTGGGagttttcaggaaagtttcccACCTATCGACGTCAGCAATTTACCTCATTGACCTACCCAGCTGAAGGCACTCCACAAGACCACTTCTTAGCAGTTGAAGTAGCCTTTACAAGCTGATAGaaggagagcaaaaaaaaagcactgcATTTGGGCGTATGTACCGCGTACTAAGCTTAAAGCAAGCAGAATGGTGTTAAACAAACGTTTTGGCAACAGTCTTGTAGTCAAACCCAGGGAAAGTGTCCAAACAAGAAAAAAGTACTCATTATGCTATTGGCTGAACTGGCAACAAAAAGACAGTTATCAATGATGCTGTTGATAAAACAGACAATAAATACACCTTTGGCAAACTTTCAAAAACTGGTTAGTTTAACCAACAAATACACATGCAGTCAATCGGTTTACAATATACATacatcatccatgtcatttagAAGTCAATAGTGGAAGATTTGCATGGGTACTTTAATGTGTTAATATAGAAAGTTCAGTTGCATTGTAATTTATCTTACACATGATGAATATTGCCAGAAATAGTAGCATCAAGAATGTGTGTCTTTCTTTACGATTAAGTGGTACTAAATGTACTGGCCAATCTCAAATCTAAATAAACGAAAACAAGGGAAAGTCATCATAGGAATTTTCTATTTAATTTTAGGACACCAAAAATATGACATCTATACAAGTCCTTACAGGTGGTCATTTTTAAATGGTATTAAAAATGATACTTCAAAATATGCATCTCATGAAATTCCAACTAGGTGCCAAAAAATTCAAAAAAGTTAAAAATTTAAATTCTCAGACTTTGATATATTATCAAATATGGCATTTTACCAAATATTTAATTAATGAGATCCAAGATATAGTTGAATTACATGTATCACATTTTACAATAGTGACATTTATATAAAGATACAATAATGCATTCACAGTGCAATATGCACACTGTAAAAAAAGGCAAGTACTGTTATCAGTAAATACATTAACTAGGTTAACAAGGGCAGTTTAATGTTGAAAGAATGTATATTAAAACAATAAATACAAAACCATGAAATACACTCCATTCTATTTTGGTTGCAAGCTTCTAGTTTTATAATCCATTCAAGCTGATCTTCACCAACATTCTTAGTGCAGTTACTAAATAGAGATCTTCCTACTCCCTTGTGTACTTCCGGTCCTTGGTCCAGGCTTAAGGCAGTCATGGTACAATCTCAAAGTAGTGCAATATTGCCATAATGTGCTGAGGCATGAATACATAACCTGTGTACACTGCCATCCCAACAATAGATATCAATAGGGAGTCTAAGTAGTAATGTTAAGGAACAGAATTTGATAGAAGCATTGCACTCATTACCAAAAATGGATACATGAACTTAAAAGAGACTGTATTGGTCTCAAGTTCTTCTACATTGCCATTTAGGAAGACAATTAAGCATAACAGGAATTTCTAAACAACACTTTGACTGGAGAACAAAACTTAACAGCAGAAGCAGACTTAGTTTATCAAAAcaaagattctgtagatgctggaaatccagagcaatacacacaatatgctgaagGATCAGTCCGCcataccaccaaacacatctacacaaagtgttgtcacaggaaagtgcATCCATCATTGGAgaatcccaccacccaggatatccTCTCTTCCCATTGCTGTCATTAggaaggagcctcagaactcacaccaccagattcaggaacaattaccccTCAACAAAAAGGCTCTTGAACCtgaaaggataacttcactcaccctaccACAACCaaaggattcactttcaaggactcttcacctcatgttcttgatatttatttttttattatcacTACTTCTCTTTGTATTTTCACCGGTTTTTTTGTCACACtttgaacaaaatgctg contains these protein-coding regions:
- the sptssa gene encoding serine palmitoyltransferase small subunit A isoform X2, with product MALGTAWKQMSWLYYQYLLVTALYMLEPWERTIFNSLLISIVGMAVYTGYVFMPQHIMAILHYFEIVP